A single genomic interval of Flavobacterium sp. N2820 harbors:
- a CDS encoding T9SS type A sorting domain-containing protein produces the protein MIKKYSNIIFLLIVLFSFSAHAQENKQSAVSKNQEPSIEGLTIYPNPVNSGKIFITTKSSLDKKVEIFNVLGKKVLETVITSKEVNVSHLEAGVYIIKIKEGEASATRKLIIN, from the coding sequence ATGATAAAAAAATACTCTAATATTATTTTCTTACTAATTGTTTTATTTTCTTTCAGTGCACACGCACAGGAAAATAAACAATCTGCCGTATCTAAAAATCAAGAACCTTCAATTGAAGGACTTACAATCTACCCAAACCCTGTAAACTCTGGAAAAATTTTTATTACAACTAAGTCTTCTTTAGATAAAAAAGTAGAAATTTTTAATGTACTTGGGAAAAAAGTACTAGAGACTGTTATTACTTCAAAAGAAGTAAACGTGAGTCATTTAGAAGCAGGTGTTTACATCATCAAAATAAAAGAAGGCGAAGCCTCAGCTACTAGAAAACTAATTATCAATTAG
- a CDS encoding T9SS type A sorting domain-containing protein: MKKLYFLLFSILPFIGFTQASDLYFSMYGEGSSNNKFLEIYNGTGAPVDLVDYSIELYANGATAASNTQTFTTGTIIAAGDVYVLRNSSAALAAITSAADISSSVCNYNGDDAIALKKLGAVIDVIGSIGTDPGSAWAVGSTTDGTLNHTIVRKLTVCSPNPVNLSSFGTDDATSEWIVYAIDGELGQLGSHSGCSSTPSLSISSPANATIFNPNTTNVNITFIVNNFTVANGTGDGHIHYTINAGSVVMKYDTTPISIPTTPGTYTVYMELVDNTHTAITPAVNATVTFEVAALNVVTDLAALRADVIANGAGKYYQVSSTPVISYARTTRNQKYIQDASAGVLIDDLPGTITTTMVAGDAISGLKGQAALFSGVLQILPLENATVASSGNTITPQVVTAADIAANIEMYESELVQINNATFTAADGTVVFATNSNTDLNDGSSIIFRPIFAEADYIGQVIPSGAANRVLLVAEFNGTAQVVARSLADVTLSSNSFDAINGLSMYPNPLSGNTLFLTSTANAPMTVQIFDLLGKEVVKADVVNNTVNVAKLTAGVYVVKITEEGKTATRKLVIK; this comes from the coding sequence ATGAAAAAACTTTACTTTTTATTATTTTCAATTTTGCCTTTTATTGGTTTTACACAAGCTTCTGATTTATATTTCAGTATGTATGGTGAAGGTTCTAGCAACAATAAATTCTTAGAAATTTATAATGGAACTGGCGCGCCAGTTGATTTAGTTGACTACTCTATTGAATTGTATGCAAATGGAGCTACTGCTGCTTCAAACACACAGACTTTTACTACTGGAACTATAATTGCAGCAGGAGATGTCTATGTTTTAAGAAACAGTAGTGCTGCTTTAGCTGCTATTACAAGCGCTGCAGATATTTCATCTTCCGTTTGTAATTACAATGGTGATGATGCAATTGCTTTAAAAAAACTTGGTGCTGTTATCGACGTGATAGGATCAATAGGTACTGATCCAGGTTCTGCTTGGGCAGTTGGTAGTACTACAGATGGAACACTTAACCATACCATAGTTAGAAAATTAACAGTTTGTAGTCCGAACCCGGTAAATTTAAGTTCATTTGGAACTGATGACGCCACTTCAGAATGGATTGTTTATGCTATCGATGGTGAGTTAGGCCAATTAGGCAGTCATTCTGGTTGTTCTTCAACACCATCATTATCAATATCTTCACCTGCTAACGCAACAATTTTCAATCCAAATACAACAAATGTGAACATAACTTTTATAGTTAACAATTTTACAGTTGCAAATGGAACGGGTGACGGTCATATCCATTACACTATAAATGCAGGTTCAGTTGTAATGAAATATGATACAACCCCAATTTCTATACCTACAACACCAGGAACATACACTGTTTACATGGAATTAGTAGACAACACACACACTGCAATAACTCCTGCAGTAAATGCAACTGTTACTTTTGAAGTTGCTGCATTAAATGTAGTTACAGATTTAGCAGCATTAAGAGCAGATGTAATAGCAAATGGTGCTGGAAAATACTATCAAGTATCTAGTACTCCTGTAATTTCTTATGCAAGAACAACTAGAAATCAAAAATATATTCAAGATGCATCTGCTGGTGTTTTAATTGACGATCTTCCTGGAACTATTACAACTACTATGGTTGCTGGTGACGCAATTTCTGGACTTAAAGGACAAGCAGCGCTATTCAGTGGTGTTTTACAAATTTTACCATTAGAAAATGCAACAGTTGCTTCTTCTGGAAACACAATTACTCCTCAAGTAGTTACTGCAGCAGATATTGCAGCTAACATAGAAATGTATGAAAGTGAATTGGTTCAAATTAATAATGCAACATTCACAGCTGCAGATGGAACTGTTGTTTTTGCAACTAATTCAAACACAGATTTAAATGATGGTTCTAGTATTATTTTTAGACCTATTTTTGCAGAAGCAGATTATATTGGTCAAGTTATTCCTTCAGGAGCTGCTAACAGAGTACTTTTAGTAGCTGAATTTAATGGAACTGCTCAAGTTGTAGCTCGTTCATTAGCTGATGTAACTTTATCATCAAATTCTTTTGATGCTATCAATGGTTTATCAATGTATCCAAATCCATTATCTGGAAACACTTTATTCTTAACTTCTACTGCAAATGCTCCAATGACTGTTCAAATTTTTGACTTATTAGGGAAAGAAGTTGTAAAAGCTGATGTAGTGAATAACACAGTAAACGTTGCTAAATTAACAGCTGGTGTTTATGTAGTTAAAATTACTGAAGAAGGTAAAACTGCTACAAGAAAATTAGTTATCAAATAA
- the trmB gene encoding tRNA (guanosine(46)-N7)-methyltransferase TrmB, giving the protein MGSKNKLKRFSENETFTNVFQPTREEVVGNEFPLRGKWNREFFKNDNPIVLELGCGKGEYSVGLAERSPEKNFIGIDIKGARFWRGAKTAVESGMNNVAFVRTQIELINHIFAENEVSEIWITFPDPQIKYKRTKHRMTNSEFLNNYKKILKPNGLMHLKTDSEFMHGYTLGLLHGEGHEVIYANHNIYKNEGAPAEVTGIQTFYESQYLEVNKPITYIQFRIK; this is encoded by the coding sequence GTGGGAAGTAAAAATAAATTAAAAAGATTCAGCGAAAACGAAACGTTTACTAACGTTTTTCAGCCAACAAGAGAAGAAGTTGTAGGAAACGAATTTCCATTGAGAGGAAAGTGGAATCGTGAGTTCTTTAAGAACGATAATCCAATTGTATTAGAATTAGGTTGTGGAAAAGGCGAATACTCAGTTGGTTTGGCGGAAAGAAGTCCTGAAAAAAACTTTATTGGAATTGATATTAAAGGCGCAAGATTTTGGCGTGGTGCTAAAACAGCAGTTGAATCGGGCATGAATAATGTTGCTTTTGTGAGAACTCAAATCGAATTAATCAATCATATTTTTGCCGAAAACGAAGTTTCTGAAATTTGGATTACTTTTCCAGATCCACAAATCAAATACAAAAGAACCAAGCACAGAATGACTAATTCTGAGTTTTTGAATAATTATAAAAAAATTCTGAAGCCAAACGGATTAATGCATTTAAAAACCGATTCAGAGTTTATGCACGGTTATACGTTAGGATTGTTACATGGTGAAGGTCATGAAGTAATTTATGCCAATCATAATATTTATAAAAACGAAGGTGCGCCAGCAGAAGTAACTGGAATTCAGACGTTTTATGAAAGTCAATATTTAGAAGTGAATAAACCAATTACGTATATTCAGTTTAGAATTAAGTAA
- a CDS encoding response regulator transcription factor, translating into MKKKEIKILLVDDEQDILEIVGYNLSQEGYQIVTATNGREAIAKAKKELPQLIIMDVMMPEMDGMEACENIRRIPELQDTIITFLTARSEDYSQVAGFDAGADDYIAKPIKPKVLVSKVKALLRRLKNSESASSSTTLKVGNIEINREEYKIIKDGVEIILPRKEFELFYLLATKPGKVFTREEILDRVWGNEVVVGGRTIDVHIRKLREKIGDDFFKTIKGVGYKIEF; encoded by the coding sequence ATGAAAAAAAAAGAGATTAAAATCTTATTAGTTGATGATGAGCAAGATATCTTAGAGATTGTAGGCTATAATTTATCTCAAGAAGGCTATCAAATTGTAACAGCTACTAATGGTAGAGAAGCAATTGCTAAAGCAAAAAAAGAACTTCCACAATTAATAATTATGGATGTTATGATGCCTGAAATGGACGGTATGGAAGCTTGTGAAAATATCAGAAGAATTCCTGAACTTCAAGATACAATAATCACTTTCTTAACAGCTCGTTCTGAGGATTATTCACAAGTTGCGGGTTTTGATGCAGGGGCAGATGATTACATTGCAAAGCCAATTAAACCAAAAGTATTAGTAAGCAAGGTTAAAGCGTTATTGAGAAGATTAAAAAACAGTGAAAGTGCCTCTTCAAGTACAACATTGAAAGTTGGTAATATTGAAATTAATCGAGAAGAATATAAAATTATCAAAGACGGAGTAGAAATTATTTTACCTCGAAAAGAATTTGAGTTATTCTATCTTTTGGCAACAAAACCCGGAAAAGTATTTACTCGTGAAGAAATATTAGACCGTGTTTGGGGTAACGAAGTGGTTGTTGGAGGAAGAACCATCGACGTTCACATCAGAAAACTAAGAGAGAAAATAGGAGACGATTTTTTCAAAACTATTAAAGGTGTGGGTTATAAAATCGAATTTTAA
- a CDS encoding glycosyltransferase, whose amino-acid sequence MNKNILIAPLNWGLGHATRCIPIIKALEQHGFTPIIASDGAALALLKKEFPHLITVELPAYNISYAENGKNFKWKLIAQMPKMFRAIRKEKALVRKIISNYEIEGLISDNRLGVYSKNVPSVFITHQLNVLSGKTSWFTTKVHSNYISKFDVCWVPDTNKFPNLSGKLGHLEKPLNNTIYIGPLSRFEKESLPIKYDLMVILSGPEPQRTLLEEKLIEELQRYKKEILFVKGIVQNEQKTWKEDQITYYNFMNSEELNTAFNESEMVLCRSGYTTVMDLAKLDKKAFFIPTPGQYEQEYLAKKYKTEGIAPCCKQEKFKLEKLSKIDVYKGLQNYTTVINWENLFSLFHSK is encoded by the coding sequence ATGAATAAAAACATACTCATAGCACCATTAAATTGGGGATTAGGCCACGCCACAAGATGCATTCCAATTATAAAAGCACTTGAACAACATGGCTTTACACCTATTATTGCTTCAGACGGAGCGGCACTAGCTTTATTAAAAAAAGAATTTCCTCATTTAATTACAGTTGAGTTACCCGCTTATAATATTTCGTATGCCGAAAACGGCAAAAACTTCAAATGGAAATTAATTGCCCAAATGCCAAAAATGTTTCGAGCCATTCGAAAAGAAAAGGCATTGGTTCGAAAAATTATTTCAAATTATGAAATTGAAGGCCTTATTTCAGATAATCGATTGGGCGTTTATTCCAAAAACGTTCCTTCTGTTTTTATAACGCATCAATTAAATGTTCTTTCAGGAAAAACATCTTGGTTTACCACAAAAGTACATTCAAATTACATTTCAAAATTTGATGTGTGTTGGGTTCCCGATACCAACAAATTTCCGAATCTTTCTGGTAAATTAGGCCATTTAGAAAAGCCTTTAAATAACACCATTTATATTGGCCCTTTAAGTAGATTTGAAAAAGAATCATTACCCATAAAATATGATTTAATGGTGATTTTATCTGGTCCCGAACCACAACGAACACTTTTAGAAGAAAAACTGATTGAAGAATTACAGAGGTATAAAAAAGAAATTTTGTTTGTAAAAGGTATTGTTCAAAACGAACAAAAAACATGGAAAGAAGACCAAATTACCTATTATAATTTCATGAATTCTGAAGAATTAAATACTGCTTTTAATGAAAGTGAAATGGTGTTGTGTCGTTCGGGTTACACAACAGTTATGGATTTAGCAAAATTAGATAAAAAAGCTTTTTTTATTCCTACTCCAGGACAATATGAACAAGAATATTTAGCAAAAAAATATAAAACCGAAGGCATTGCACCATGCTGTAAACAAGAAAAATTTAAATTGGAAAAACTATCAAAAATAGATGTTTACAAAGGATTGCAAAATTATACTACAGTAATTAATTGGGAGAATTTATTTAGCCTTTTCCATAGTAAATGA
- a CDS encoding UDP-2,3-diacylglucosamine diphosphatase, translating into MKKRKVEVVVISDVHLGTYGCHAKELLAYLSSIKPKTLILNGDIIDIWQFRKSYFPASHLNVIKKIISLSSKGTKVHYLTGNHDEFLRKFTDLHLGNLSLENKLVLELDGKKAWIFHGDVFDASITHAKWLAKLGGWGYDTLILINRFLNWILAKFKKEPYSLSKKIKSNVKSAVKFISNFESVCTELAIENKYDYVICGHIHEPKMETIKTEKGSTLYLNSGDWIENLTALEYNKKKWKLYKHEINKMMEDEEYNFERENKLAEQFISVLKK; encoded by the coding sequence TTGAAGAAAAGAAAGGTAGAAGTTGTTGTAATTTCAGATGTTCATTTAGGAACTTATGGTTGTCATGCAAAAGAATTGTTAGCTTATTTATCTTCCATAAAACCAAAAACTTTAATTCTAAATGGCGATATTATTGATATTTGGCAGTTTAGAAAGTCCTATTTCCCGGCAAGTCATTTGAATGTGATTAAAAAAATAATTTCGTTAAGTTCAAAAGGAACGAAAGTGCATTATTTAACTGGAAATCACGATGAATTCTTGCGAAAATTTACCGATTTACATCTTGGAAATTTAAGTCTTGAAAATAAATTAGTTTTAGAATTAGACGGAAAAAAAGCATGGATTTTTCATGGTGATGTTTTTGATGCTTCAATAACTCATGCAAAATGGTTAGCAAAATTAGGCGGTTGGGGGTATGATACACTAATTTTAATCAATCGTTTTTTAAACTGGATTTTGGCTAAATTTAAAAAAGAACCTTACTCCTTATCTAAAAAAATAAAGAGCAATGTAAAATCGGCTGTAAAATTTATATCTAACTTTGAATCCGTTTGTACAGAATTAGCCATTGAAAATAAGTATGATTATGTAATTTGCGGTCACATTCACGAACCAAAAATGGAAACCATAAAAACCGAAAAAGGCTCAACATTATATTTGAATTCGGGCGATTGGATTGAAAATTTAACTGCGTTAGAATACAACAAGAAAAAGTGGAAATTGTATAAACACGAAATTAATAAAATGATGGAAGATGAAGAATACAATTTTGAACGCGAAAATAAATTAGCCGAACAATTCATTTCAGTATTAAAAAAATAG
- a CDS encoding MGMT family protein has translation MAKSTSNSDNFFERVYAIVRQIPQGKVTSYGAIAKALGTARSARMVGWAMNASHNLEDVPAHRVVNRKGLLSGKHHFEGTNLMQQLLENEGIKVVDNQIIDFEKHFWEPNIGDV, from the coding sequence TTGGCTAAATCAACTTCAAATAGCGATAACTTTTTTGAACGAGTATATGCAATCGTTCGTCAAATTCCTCAAGGAAAAGTTACTTCATACGGTGCTATCGCAAAAGCATTAGGAACAGCTCGTTCTGCACGAATGGTTGGCTGGGCGATGAATGCCTCTCATAATTTAGAAGATGTTCCAGCACACAGAGTAGTCAATAGAAAAGGATTGCTTTCTGGGAAACATCACTTTGAAGGAACTAATTTAATGCAACAACTTCTAGAAAACGAAGGAATTAAAGTTGTAGACAATCAAATTATCGATTTCGAAAAGCATTTTTGGGAACCAAACATTGGTGATGTGTAA
- a CDS encoding TonB-dependent receptor, with protein sequence MKLRFLLLSLLFSAFAIAQNATVSGVILDKEMDNEPLSFANVMIKGTKMGTTTDENGKYSLTLKPGSYTLVIGFLGYDTKEIPFTVKANEKKKIDYTLESNGVQLDDVVVIQTVSKEKESALLQEQQKAVEIKQSIGAQEMSRKGISNVETGLTKVTGITKVESRGLFIRGLEDRYNNLLINNLAVPSNSPFKKIIPLDLFPTDIVGYMDIFKTFNPNIYGDFAGATIDINTTQPTESYTKISYGVGYVSNNNMRDFLISSDADNTKSFFGFGGQERKLPGGFGSTPNGQINNDFESSWDVNKISSPLNTSFGVTHANKFDVGNKPYRMYYFISANFDNKYQFREGIQRTFQTGQGIYDNNFKTSQYKFGTQASALFSLNFKSDRLKVTTNSLFIKATQSEIQDQLGYTRNNVQNPNEIIRLNQYDESNYFANQIQSEYKITKDGKHLLKGGLSYTRTQFSQPDRKFINGTKVNEDEIEVRFGSNNLIRQFLDVENNFHMSGLMEYNYKFGKNEDKQNKIALGYNGYAEYMKTSYRFIAGLPNNANLPASIVNLNNIDSFIQTAIANNDISFREETGGEYKTKIFSRVDGFYGNVTYNITPKLELNAGLRAENTIRDLKYRTISDPIGSVYRKIETNELDILPSLNLKYAINENKNIRFAASRTITRPVLFESLPITYINADGTSEKGNALLVNSTNNNVDLKFEVFPTKDELFAVTAFGKYIENPIERSFDNFGGGSGQQVSYYNNKSATLLGLEFESIIQLSRLHENLKGASFGFNTSIMHTEATAEKDRSSQNGTYFDTFDKRQLQGASNWLVNADLKYDFKFSEKWTNTATFVYGVYGERIYAVGIAGLDHVYEKPFHKLDFIWSQNINKAWDVKLSVDNILNPSYERVMGDKSQIPVSENSLIVQSFKRGTGFSLGASYKF encoded by the coding sequence ATGAAACTACGTTTTTTATTATTATCACTTTTATTCAGCGCATTTGCAATTGCACAAAACGCAACTGTTTCTGGGGTTATTCTTGACAAAGAAATGGATAACGAACCTTTATCTTTTGCAAACGTAATGATTAAAGGTACAAAAATGGGAACTACAACTGACGAAAACGGTAAATATTCCTTAACACTTAAACCAGGAAGTTATACTTTAGTGATTGGCTTTTTAGGTTATGACACTAAAGAAATTCCTTTTACGGTCAAAGCTAATGAGAAAAAGAAAATTGATTACACATTAGAATCAAATGGTGTTCAACTAGATGATGTTGTCGTAATTCAAACCGTTTCAAAAGAAAAAGAAAGCGCTTTGTTACAAGAGCAACAAAAAGCTGTTGAAATTAAGCAGAGTATTGGTGCGCAAGAAATGTCAAGAAAAGGGATTAGCAATGTAGAAACTGGATTAACGAAAGTTACAGGAATTACAAAAGTTGAATCAAGAGGCCTTTTTATTAGAGGTTTGGAAGATCGTTATAATAATTTATTGATTAACAATTTAGCTGTTCCTTCTAATAGTCCATTTAAAAAAATCATTCCTTTAGATTTGTTTCCAACAGACATTGTTGGTTACATGGATATTTTCAAAACATTTAACCCAAATATCTATGGTGATTTTGCTGGAGCAACAATAGATATCAATACTACTCAACCAACAGAAAGTTATACCAAAATTAGCTATGGCGTTGGATATGTTTCTAACAACAACATGCGTGACTTCTTAATCTCATCTGATGCAGACAATACAAAAAGTTTCTTTGGATTTGGTGGTCAAGAAAGAAAACTACCAGGTGGATTTGGTTCTACCCCAAACGGACAAATTAACAATGATTTTGAATCATCTTGGGATGTAAATAAAATTAGCTCACCACTAAATACAAGTTTTGGTGTTACACATGCTAACAAATTTGACGTAGGAAATAAACCTTACAGAATGTATTACTTTATTTCGGCTAATTTTGATAATAAATATCAATTCAGAGAAGGAATTCAGAGAACTTTCCAAACTGGTCAAGGTATTTATGACAATAATTTTAAAACGTCACAATACAAATTTGGTACTCAAGCCTCAGCTTTGTTTTCATTAAACTTCAAATCTGATCGATTAAAAGTGACTACAAACTCTTTGTTTATAAAAGCTACACAAAGCGAAATACAAGATCAATTAGGTTACACCAGAAATAATGTTCAAAATCCAAATGAGATTATTCGTTTAAATCAATACGATGAATCGAATTACTTTGCTAATCAAATTCAATCAGAGTATAAAATTACTAAGGATGGAAAACATCTATTAAAAGGAGGTTTGTCATACACTAGAACACAATTTTCACAACCGGACAGAAAATTCATCAACGGAACAAAAGTTAATGAAGATGAAATTGAAGTACGTTTTGGAAGTAATAACTTAATTCGTCAGTTTTTAGATGTTGAAAATAATTTTCACATGTCAGGATTAATGGAATACAACTATAAATTTGGCAAAAACGAAGACAAACAAAACAAAATTGCTTTAGGATATAATGGTTATGCAGAATATATGAAAACTTCATATCGCTTTATCGCTGGATTACCAAATAATGCTAACTTACCAGCAAGTATTGTTAACCTAAATAACATAGATTCATTTATTCAAACCGCAATTGCTAATAATGATATTTCTTTTAGAGAAGAAACAGGTGGAGAATATAAAACTAAAATTTTTAGTAGAGTAGATGGCTTTTATGGAAACGTAACTTATAACATTACACCTAAACTAGAATTAAATGCTGGTTTAAGAGCAGAAAACACTATCAGAGATCTTAAATATCGTACTATTAGCGACCCAATTGGATCAGTTTATAGAAAAATTGAAACTAATGAACTTGATATTTTACCTTCATTAAACTTAAAATACGCCATTAACGAAAATAAAAATATTCGCTTTGCTGCGAGTAGAACAATTACAAGACCTGTTTTATTTGAATCATTACCTATTACATACATTAATGCTGATGGAACGTCTGAAAAAGGAAATGCATTATTAGTAAATAGTACAAATAATAATGTTGATTTAAAATTTGAAGTATTTCCAACAAAAGATGAATTATTTGCAGTAACTGCTTTTGGAAAATATATTGAAAATCCAATTGAGCGTTCATTCGACAACTTTGGTGGAGGTAGCGGTCAACAAGTTTCATATTACAACAACAAATCAGCAACTCTTTTAGGTTTAGAATTTGAAAGCATCATCCAATTAAGTAGATTACACGAAAATTTAAAAGGAGCTTCATTTGGTTTCAATACCTCTATAATGCATACAGAAGCTACCGCTGAAAAAGATCGTTCAAGTCAAAACGGAACTTATTTTGATACATTTGACAAACGTCAGTTACAAGGTGCATCAAATTGGTTAGTAAATGCGGATTTAAAATATGATTTTAAATTCAGCGAAAAATGGACTAACACTGCCACTTTTGTATATGGAGTTTACGGGGAACGTATCTACGCTGTAGGTATTGCTGGATTAGATCACGTTTATGAAAAACCGTTTCATAAATTAGATTTTATTTGGAGTCAAAATATTAACAAGGCATGGGATGTAAAATTATCAGTTGATAATATTTTAAATCCTTCCTACGAAAGAGTCATGGGAGATAAAAGTCAAATACCAGTAAGTGAAAACTCATTAATAGTACAAAGTTTTAAACGAGGAACTGGATTCTCACTTGGAGCATCATATAAATTCTAA
- a CDS encoding sensor histidine kinase gives MQLNFKKSYKFAIKSSAYITLFFLGVFLLYHFFIAPLQLFFVISFAFCLFIFSFLLIQYRVETFIYKRVKKIYDDVSLLENTSFRNQPITTDMATLTKEVQKFARDKKLEIETLKIREEYRREFLGNVSHELKTPLFTVQGYLLTLLDGAMDDKNIRKKYLQRAEKGVERLIYIVKDLDMITKLETGDINLDVTKFNIIEVIQNVFDLLEMRASKKHITLTFDTKYAKPIWINGDQEKVQQVVTNLVVNSIKYGKEGGTTEVSIEDLVNNKVIIRVTDNGEGIEKQHIPRLFERFYRVDKSGARSEGGSGLGLAIVKHIIEGHNEKIYIESQFGVGSEFSFTMEKAK, from the coding sequence ATGCAATTAAATTTTAAAAAATCTTATAAATTCGCCATAAAGTCATCTGCATACATTACTCTTTTTTTCTTAGGGGTGTTTTTATTGTATCATTTTTTTATAGCACCCTTACAGTTGTTTTTTGTTATAAGTTTTGCATTTTGCTTGTTTATTTTTTCATTTCTTTTAATTCAATATAGGGTTGAAACGTTTATTTATAAACGCGTAAAAAAGATATATGACGATGTTTCTTTACTTGAAAATACTTCGTTTAGAAATCAACCTATTACGACAGATATGGCAACTTTGACAAAAGAAGTTCAAAAATTTGCCCGTGATAAAAAGCTTGAAATCGAAACTTTAAAAATTAGAGAAGAATACAGAAGAGAATTTCTTGGAAATGTTTCTCACGAATTAAAAACACCGCTTTTTACTGTTCAAGGTTATTTACTTACGCTTTTAGACGGTGCGATGGATGACAAAAACATTCGAAAAAAATATTTACAACGTGCCGAAAAAGGTGTTGAACGGTTGATCTATATCGTAAAAGATTTAGATATGATTACCAAATTAGAAACTGGAGATATTAATTTAGATGTGACAAAGTTTAATATTATTGAAGTAATTCAAAATGTTTTTGATCTGCTGGAAATGCGCGCTTCAAAAAAACATATTACATTAACATTTGATACAAAATATGCAAAACCCATTTGGATTAATGGTGATCAAGAAAAAGTGCAACAAGTAGTAACAAATTTAGTAGTCAATTCTATTAAATATGGAAAAGAAGGTGGCACAACTGAAGTTAGTATTGAAGATTTAGTAAACAATAAAGTAATTATCCGTGTAACCGACAATGGTGAAGGCATCGAAAAACAACATATTCCGCGATTATTTGAACGTTTTTACCGTGTGGATAAAAGTGGTGCAAGAAGCGAAGGGGGTTCAGGTTTAGGGTTAGCAATTGTAAAACACATTATTGAAGGACACAACGAAAAAATCTATATTGAAAGCCAATTTGGAGTTGGTTCAGAATTCTCATTTACTATGGAAAAGGCTAAATAA
- a CDS encoding acyl transferase, producing the protein MISQEDIFQINSKKEFEKITLKVFRHQYDNNLVYQQFCNFLKKDKTNVKSLTEIPFLPIQFFKSHNILSTDESIQQTFTSSGTTGVQTSKHFVTDVSWYEMSYRLGFSEFYGNIEDYCVLALLPSYLEREGSSLIYMVEDLIQRSNHQDSGFYLHNYDELISKLIELDLLGQNVILIGVTYALLDLIEQQNFQLKNTIIMETGGMKGKRKEMIREELHTVLCKGFGVSKIHSEYGMTELLSQAYSLGDGIFECPPWMQILIRDTEDALTYVSEGKTGGINVIDLANINSCSFIATQDLGKKYPNHSFEVLGRFDHSDIRGCNLMVV; encoded by the coding sequence ATGATTTCACAAGAAGACATCTTCCAAATTAATTCTAAAAAAGAATTTGAAAAAATTACTTTAAAAGTATTTCGTCATCAGTACGACAATAATTTGGTATACCAACAATTTTGCAACTTCTTAAAAAAAGACAAAACCAATGTGAAATCGTTAACCGAAATTCCTTTTTTACCCATTCAATTTTTTAAAAGTCACAACATCTTGAGCACTGACGAATCTATTCAGCAAACTTTTACAAGTAGCGGAACAACAGGAGTGCAAACCAGTAAACATTTCGTAACAGATGTAAGTTGGTACGAAATGAGTTACCGCTTAGGTTTTTCGGAATTCTATGGAAATATTGAAGATTATTGTGTTTTAGCCTTGCTTCCTTCCTATTTAGAACGCGAAGGTTCTTCGTTAATTTACATGGTCGAAGATTTAATTCAACGTAGTAATCATCAAGATTCTGGATTTTATTTACACAATTATGACGAATTAATTTCTAAACTAATTGAATTAGATCTTTTGGGACAAAATGTAATTTTAATTGGGGTCACGTATGCTTTGTTGGATTTGATTGAGCAACAAAATTTTCAATTAAAAAACACTATTATCATGGAAACTGGCGGTATGAAAGGCAAACGAAAAGAAATGATTCGCGAAGAACTCCATACTGTTTTATGCAAGGGATTTGGTGTTTCTAAAATTCATTCAGAATATGGCATGACTGAATTGCTTTCTCAAGCGTATTCTCTTGGCGATGGCATTTTCGAATGTCCGCCTTGGATGCAAATTCTAATTCGTGATACTGAAGATGCCTTAACTTATGTTTCTGAAGGAAAAACAGGTGGAATTAATGTGATTGACTTAGCCAACATCAATTCGTGTTCATTTATTGCTACGCAAGATTTGGGCAAAAAATATCCCAACCATTCGTTCGAAGTGTTGGGACGTTTTGATCATTCTGATATTCGTGGTTGTAATCTGATGGTAGTTTAA